Below is a genomic region from Candidatus Eremiobacteraceae bacterium.
GCCGGATCGAGCTGCGAGACTTGGACGAGCGGCGTGCCCGGCGACGCGAGCGACCCGGGATCGACGTTGCGTTGCGTGACGATTCCATCGAAGGGCGCGCGAACGGCCGCCTGCGCGATCTGCGCCTCAACGGTCTGGACCGCCGCCGCATCCGCCGAAACGGCGGCCTGCATACTTGCGATGTCGGCTTGCGCTGCGCTCGACGGCCCCGTCGACATGCTAGCGTTTTGGGCGGCGACCTGCGCCGAGCGCAGGGCTGAAGCGGCGGCCGCAAGAGCGCTTCGCGACTGGTCGATCGCCTGCTGCGAGATATAGCCTTGGCGGAAGAGCGACTCGTTGCGCTGGTCGTTTGCTGCGGCCGCATCGTACGCGACTTGCGCTGATTGCAGCGAGCTCGACGTCGTCATCGCGGTGCCGCGATTCACAGCGCCTTCCTCGCGTAAGCGTGCTTGCGCCTCCGCGAGGGTCGCTTCATCTTGCGACAGCTGCGCCTGCAGCGTCGAATCGTCGATCTGCACGAGCACTTGGCCCGCCCCCACGTGGTCGCCGATCTGGACGTTGACGTCGCGTACCGTGCCGGATATGACGCTCGCGAGATTTCCCTGCCGCGCCGGCACAACCGTGCCGGTGAGCGCGAACGTCGAAACGAGCGTGCCGATCTTCGCCGGTTGCGCCGTGACGGGTAGCGGCTGCGCCCCGCTTTGGGCGGCCGCGTTCTTGTTCGCGCAACCTGCGGCGGCCACGATCGCGGCGACGCATGCGAGAGTTGCTATGCTATTGAAGGGCGTTTTAAAAGAAATCGTCATGCCTTGCGTTACTCGGTTTGGCCTTGATATGTTCCAAAAGGGCGCGTGGCCTGCCCCGCTTGCATCGGCGGGACGGCCTAGCCGAACCACAGAACGTTCGGCGTCATGAACGCGACGTCCCCGGCGGTCCGTGCGGCGATTTGGGCGTTTGTCATCCTCTTGATAGGGGCTGTCATCGGGGCGCTCATCTTCAAGCATGGAATGGCGACCGTGGCGGCGGTCCGATCGCCGCAATCGAGCGGAAAAGTCATGGTCGGCGGCGCGTTGCCGGACCTCGCTCTCAGCAGCCTCACAGGTTCGCCCGTCAGCCTGCGCACGTACACCGGTCGCCCCGTATGGGTGAACTTCTTCGCGACCTGGTGCGTGCCGTGCAAAGCGGAGCTGCCGCAGATCGAGCAACGCTACAAGGATAAGAAAGCCGGCGGCCTTGTCGTCTTCGGCGTCGATCAGCAAGAACAGGCGGTCGCGGTCAAGTCGTTCACCGCGCATTTCGGCGTCACGTATCCGATCGCCATCGACACCGGAGCCGCCGCGCTCGCGTTCAACATCCATACGATCCCGCTGTCGGTCTTCGTCGACTCGAGCGGGATCGTCAGATATATCAGCATCGGACAGATGCAGCCGGCAGAGATGGATGAAGCGCTGAAGACGATCCTGCCCGGCGGCTAAGCGCTAAGACTCGTCGCGGATCTGCGCGGCGCCGGGCGCATCGGATGCCTCAGCGCTCTTGCCGTTGGCTCCATTGGACGCGGCCTTGCCTTGTGACGCGAGCCAATCTGCCGCCGACTTCGCGCTTGCCATCTGCGCTCGCACGACGGCGACGTAGCGCGGACAGTTCGGACCATCGGGCTCGTTGCAATACCCGCGGACGCACGTCGCGCCGGCGTCTTTGAACAACACCGGATCCAGCTTCTTGAGGATGCGCAA
It encodes:
- a CDS encoding efflux RND transporter periplasmic adaptor subunit, with product MTISFKTPFNSIATLACVAAIVAAAGCANKNAAAQSGAQPLPVTAQPAKIGTLVSTFALTGTVVPARQGNLASVISGTVRDVNVQIGDHVGAGQVLVQIDDSTLQAQLSQDEATLAEAQARLREEGAVNRGTAMTTSSSLQSAQVAYDAAAANDQRNESLFRQGYISQQAIDQSRSALAAAASALRSAQVAAQNASMSTGPSSAAQADIASMQAAVSADAAAVQTVEAQIAQAAVRAPFDGIVTQRNVDPGSLASPGTPLVQVSQLDPAYVNVGIPDGDLQYVRAGSQATVSVDALSGRVWHGDVGNLNAAAGQGTLTYLARISLPNTDTALKAGMVANVTFIAAHESGVLIVPRGAIASTDNGSVVYVVDNGKAKVRPVTVGLQAQDSAQISGAGIAAGTLVITQRPDALADGSPVKVVASN
- a CDS encoding TlpA disulfide reductase family protein, which codes for MNATSPAVRAAIWAFVILLIGAVIGALIFKHGMATVAAVRSPQSSGKVMVGGALPDLALSSLTGSPVSLRTYTGRPVWVNFFATWCVPCKAELPQIEQRYKDKKAGGLVVFGVDQQEQAVAVKSFTAHFGVTYPIAIDTGAAALAFNIHTIPLSVFVDSSGIVRYISIGQMQPAEMDEALKTILPGG